A single Blattabacterium sp. (Mastotermes darwiniensis) str. MADAR DNA region contains:
- the rpsB gene encoding 30S ribosomal protein S2, translating into MEINTNDLLKAGVHFGHISRKWNPKMRPFIFMKKGGFHIIDLSKTILKLEEACKELKKIVTMGKKILLVGTKAQAREKVCHYAKSVSMPFVTERWLGGLLTNFATIRKSVKRMNNIERMKKNGTFDTLSKKERLLINRLYVKLYKNLGSISSMTHLPGGVFLIDPYKEKIALSEAIRLDIPVFAMVDTNTDPNGINYPIPSNDDSSKSIDMILQFITKAIQQGIHSNKNENL; encoded by the coding sequence ATGGAAATTAATACCAATGATTTATTGAAAGCAGGAGTTCATTTTGGACATATTTCTCGGAAATGGAATCCAAAAATGCGTCCTTTTATTTTCATGAAAAAAGGTGGATTTCATATTATAGATTTATCCAAAACAATTCTTAAACTAGAAGAAGCCTGTAAAGAATTAAAAAAAATTGTGACTATGGGTAAAAAAATTTTATTAGTGGGAACAAAAGCGCAGGCTAGAGAAAAAGTTTGTCATTATGCAAAAAGTGTAAGTATGCCTTTTGTTACGGAAAGATGGTTAGGGGGTTTATTGACCAATTTTGCTACAATTAGAAAGTCTGTAAAAAGAATGAATAATATAGAAAGAATGAAAAAGAATGGGACTTTTGATACTTTATCTAAAAAAGAACGGTTATTGATCAATAGATTATATGTCAAGTTGTATAAAAATCTAGGAAGTATTTCCTCTATGACACATCTACCAGGAGGAGTTTTTTTGATAGATCCATACAAAGAAAAAATAGCATTATCAGAAGCTATAAGATTAGATATTCCTGTTTTTGCTATGGTAGATACTAATACAGATCCAAATGGAATTAATTATCCTATTCCATCCAATGATGATTCTTCAAAATCCATCGATATGATTTTGCAGTTCATAACAAAAGCAATCCAACAAGGTATTCATTCAAATAAAAATGAAAACTTATGA
- the rpsI gene encoding 30S ribosomal protein S9, translated as MIHTIGRRKRSLARIYLRQGEGSIMINTQKYEQYFPKNVHVKVLYPLKLIDNYKFDITIQVNGGGFNGQAEAICLAISRALCQLDFNNRNILKKKGLLTRDSREVERKKFGQKKARKRFQFSKR; from the coding sequence ATGATCCATACTATAGGAAGAAGAAAAAGATCCCTTGCTCGTATATACCTAAGGCAAGGAGAGGGATCCATTATGATTAACACTCAAAAATACGAACAATATTTTCCAAAAAATGTTCATGTAAAAGTTTTATATCCTCTTAAATTAATAGATAATTATAAGTTTGATATAACGATTCAAGTTAATGGAGGAGGGTTTAATGGACAAGCGGAAGCGATTTGTCTTGCTATATCTAGAGCACTTTGTCAACTTGATTTCAATAATAGAAATATATTAAAAAAGAAAGGATTATTAACCCGTGATTCTAGAGAAGTGGAAAGGAAAAAATTTGGTCAAAAAAAAGCAAGAAAAAGATTTCAGTTTTCGAAACGTTAA
- the rplM gene encoding 50S ribosomal protein L13, whose protein sequence is MDSLSFKTINKICPKKWILMDASNQCLGRFSTKVALRIRGKHKSNFSPHIDCGDHVVVIHSEKIKLTGKKWISKKYVRYTGFPGGKKITSVRALFHKNPKQLIYKAVKGMLPKNRLRYKIIKNLHIYTGKEHKHKAQKPILLNY, encoded by the coding sequence ATGGATTCTTTAAGTTTTAAGACTATTAATAAAATTTGTCCAAAGAAATGGATTTTAATGGACGCAAGCAACCAATGTCTTGGAAGATTTTCTACTAAGGTTGCTTTAAGAATAAGAGGCAAACACAAATCTAACTTTTCTCCACATATAGATTGTGGTGATCATGTTGTAGTGATTCATTCTGAAAAAATAAAATTAACTGGTAAAAAATGGATTTCTAAGAAATATGTCCGTTATACTGGTTTTCCAGGTGGTAAAAAAATAACCTCTGTTAGAGCTCTTTTTCATAAAAATCCAAAACAGTTAATATATAAAGCAGTTAAAGGTATGCTTCCTAAAAATCGTTTAAGATATAAGATCATAAAGAATCTTCATATTTATACAGGGAAGGAACACAAGCATAAGGCACAAAAACCAATATTGTTAAATTATTGA